The window AATTTTGCACTCGATGCAGGGCCTACTCTAACGGGATGTGCACGTCTTGTGAAAGCTGCATACGGCGGGATGAGTATTACTACAGAAATTTGGATGATGAGAAGAAATATTTCTTGGTGCTTATGATTGGTGATTTCCGAGATGAGATGGTAACACTTGAATACAGTTCCATTCTTATCGTGCCATTTTTTTTTGTAAGACCACTAGACCAGTGATGTTTCTACTATCTATCCAGAGTAGTTTTTGGTAAGACCAGTGCCATTTTTTTATGCGTTCGTTGAGAGGCGGACTATTCTATATAGAGTACCAAAATGATATTGGAAAATTAAAGTAGTTAGTTTACATAAAATCAATGCATATATACAACATGATTATAGCTAGTGTCTTTTGGATCTTGCGAATAAACAGTCTGACCAaacttttgttgttgttgttatttctTCCTGTAGGTAATCCCAGAAGAACTTGTGCAGCGTTTCAAAAGGGAAATCCTAGGGGAGATCAAGCTAGAAACCCGAAATGGTGACAGTCACGCTGTTGTGGTCGCCAAGATCCAAGAAAAGCGTATCTTTACAGTGGGTTGGAGGCAATTTGTTGCAAACTATGATCTACAGATTGGTGATCtcttaatgttcagatacaaaggAAACAGTCAGTTTAATGTCATAATCTTTGATAAACTTGGTCGTGAAAAGGCCTCATCGGCTGTTCTGGATCCTTTTATACCTCGTGTCCAAGACAGGGGCAACGAGGCGCATGAAATCGGGTGAAGTGCTAGTCTTTATTATTCACGGCTTCATTTCCTGGTACAAAATTTCAATTCAAATGGCTTTTGCACTGCAGGTCTTCTGAAAAGATGGATGTGCAATGTGGAAGATGCAACAACTGGCTTGAATATCACTACGCAGACTTGGATAATGAAAATAAATATTTCTTGATGCTTATGATGGGCGATTTTCAATATGAGATGGTAAATTCATATTCAGATATATTGCCAACTCCCTTTTGTCAGTAAATTTGTTGTTTTCTTTCATAGACCAATGATTTTCTACTTTTAGTTTAAATTATGTGGATATATTTATTGCTGTAGACTTTGGAGACATGCACAAACTATATGTACTTTTTTCAAAATTTGCTCCATGTCTGCTATTAATTTGCTGCTTGGATTGAGTCCAGCATGGTAGCACATTAATTCAGGTATGCTAGTTTGCACAAAGTTTCCTCATATTCAAAGATACCAGGCTTTTTGGTTTTCACATTTTTCCTTTGATACTATAGTCTATACAAGCCTTCTGTATTTTCCTTGCTATATGTTATGTAGTGGGATACCGAACCGTCAAATAGGCTTTGATTTTAGAGATCATCTTTTTTTATCCTGTTTAGAATCCATTCAAACTAAAAAAATATTGGTTCTTTTTCTCCAGATCATCCCAGAAGGAATTCTTGAGCGTTTCAAGAGCGAGTTCCCAAGAGAGATCAAACTTGAAACACAAAATCGTCGCAGCTACAAAATTGGAGTCGCCGAGAACAAACTAGACACTTGCTATAATCAAAAGCTTGTCTTTTCAGTGGGATGGGGGAAGTTCATCGAAACCTTTGGGCTACAGACGGGTGACACCATAGTACTCATATACAATGGCAACTCCCAATTTAGTGTCATAATATTCGATAAACATGGCTGCGAGAAGGCATTATCGGTTATTGTAGACCCTGTTCCGCCTCCTGTTCAAGGAAGGCGTCCCTGCAGTACTGATATAGTGAAAAGTTCCCATTTTCTTCCTCGGCCTATGCAAAGGCAGCCATTTATCATAGTGAATGGGCTCCTATTGGAATCACCGCCAACCGAAGGGCAGTGGCGTGCCCAACTGGAAATGGACAAGTCATGTCAAGGCAGCAGGGCTGCAATAAATACTCCCCCCTTCGAGTCATCTGGTCTCAGTTAATATTATAGATATATCTTCCCTTGCAAATAATTCTCATATTTTTATAGCTGTCTATATTCAGTAGTTCTCTTTTGCTTTGCACAGGAGGTTCTTTATCCTCTGAACATGGCCATGGAGTACGTGATGTGCCCGTTTCCAGCAACATTGTCAAGAGGAAGGCTAAGATATCTTCatctcagaaggagcagttgagggACGGCTACATTACCGCACACAAGACCAAGCTAACTTCAGCTCAAAAGGACGTGGTGAAACAGAAGGTCCAATCTCTTGAGTCAAAGATCCtcatctttgttgctgtgatgtaCAAGTGCAATGTGGAGTCaccattctttctggtgagttccatttttctaatgtGTGATCTACTTCGATCATGTAGGTGTCTGTGTGAAGTGTAAACCAATACCTGTAGGAAGCAGTTGACATGTTATTCTACATAGACTGATTCATGCCATTATCAAGTAACTCTTTTGTTCAAATCTGTAAGCAGACTTTCCCCAACTACTATGCTCAGAAGTATCTTGGAGAGGAGGCACGGATGCATCTTGAGCTGCTTGGTGTGAAGTGGCAAGTGCGGTTTCCAAACAACCGTGGCGACAAAAAGCTCAAACATGGATGGAAACAGTTTGCGCAAGCCAACAACCTGAAGATGGGTGATATCTGCCTCTTTGAACTACTGAGCAATCAGAGTACCATGGTGGTCTATGTCATCCCTGCAAATGATGCCAATGTTGATTGATACTGCTAATGCTTTTGTGTTGGTGATAGTGCTTTCATTTAATTTGCTGTTGGTTAGTGAATCGTTGGTGAGGGCAGTATTGAAGTTGTGTTAGTTAGTGAATTGTCTGTGAAGTTTTCTACTTTTCTTACAAGGATAACTGATTCCTTGTTAATTAGTTGACTACTACTTAACTCGCATAATGATGAATGATGCATACTTTTGATGCAAGACTGAATAAGTAATGTAATTGTGTTGTGTTGAATTTATGTTCATTGGATTTTGGACTCCCTTCCTTCAAATTAGGTCTATCAGGTTCCGTTTTcccaattttttttaagaaaatggAATCTTTCATTACCCCCTGAAAGTTTAGATGGAACAATGAGTTGGATCCAAACATCTTATCGTGATGTTGGTCATGCTTTATATTGCCAAGCAAACTTGCAGGTCAAGAGATCACCAGTAGAGGAGATATCTAGGGTTACAATCATGACAGATACAACACATTTTTTTCCTGACAGCCTATCACAAGTTCACAACACGAATCGTGTTAGCATGGGATCATAATTCAAACTAGAACTTATTATATCTAACTCTACCCTCAACACAACCTTATAAAAGTCTAGGATTGTGAAACAATGCTCTTGGTTGTTCTACGCCCACCACTCATCGGCTTAGATAGACTATCATCTAGCTGATCTTGCAAGAAATGAATCCGATTTCCAAAGCTTTACGTGCCAGTGTGCCACGTGTGCTCTGACAGAGTAAAATCCACCTCTATGTGCTTAGTCCTTGCATGGAGCACTGGGGTAGCGGATAAATATGTCACCTCAACATAATCGTGCATAATTGTTGGTGCTTCCTCCCGATACACACTGAGTTGTCCAAGAAAGGACTGTAATGAAATAATATAAAAAATAGCACTATTTGGGTGCCATGTAGTTTGCTTTGGTACTTGATCGAGACATTGTCTGATATGTGCATGAGCTCTACGAGATCAACTCTGACTAAGGAACTCAACAAAGCCGCTTATTGATCGTCTATCATTGGCCGAGCCTACCTAATCAACGCTTGTGAATGCACTAATGTGTGTAGAGAATGATATCTGAATGTGAACTTTCATCTTGATAGAATGCTTCAGGTATATATGCCAAGATGCTGGCCAATGTTCATTAACATGCCCTAATAAGTATTAACAATTTTTATTAATGATGAAGGTATGCCAGGTTGTCATATATTGTAGCACCATTGAATAATTTGAGTTTCTTATATTAGAAAATTGTACCTCCTCATTAGGAAGAATATGATACAATTTCTCTTTGCTGAGTGATAGCTTCAACTTCTTACTGCAAGTCTGCAACCCTTATATTTTGTACCAATGATGTTCTATACTTGCAATGCAAAACATCTATGCTTAACCAAcaagtggttggatggttaggaccaTTCTGGTGCCGTGTGGCAGAGTGAAGCCCACATCGGGCCTCGGGCCATCTTGAAGCATCATGTTGTAGTATTATTTTACAGTAAGTTCTATAGTGTGAAGTATTTTGGCCTCATGACTAGGGCAGCGGCCTGATGTGccttatgtctactacacaacttattcttgtagactcatgttgggcctccaagcgcagagttttgtaggacaacaacaaatttccctcaaatggatgacttaaggtttatcaatccgtgggaggcataggatgaagatggtctctctcaaacaaccctgcaatcaaatacaagaaatctcttgtgtccccaacacaccaaatacaatagtaaattatataagtgcactagttcggcgaagagatggtgatacaagtgtagtatgatagtagatataggtttttgtaatctaacatataaaaacagcaaggtagcaagtgataaaatggagcacaaacgggtattgcaatgcttggaaacaaggcctagggtttatacttccactagtgcaatctctgaacaatgctaacataattgaatcatatcaccacccctcaatgtgcaacaaacaaacactccaaagttcttatcaatAGAGGAgagcataagaagaaattgttgtaggtagtaaaccacctcaaagttatcctttccgatcaatctattgagctattcctataagtgtcacaaacagccctaagttcgtactaaaataacaccatatgatacgcatcaatcAACTCTAAcgtcacctaaatactccaatgtcatcacaagtatccatgagtcaattatacgatatgcatcaaacaacttcacatTCATAATATTCCATCCAacagaaagaacttcaaagagtaccccaaagtttctaccggagaaagcaggacgaaaacatgcatcaacctctatgcctagattaccctaatgtcaccgcgggaatccgcaagtcgattgtcaagacatatatcaagtgaatcaacagaacaccccattgtcaccatgggtatccgttGGGAaactagcatgcaatttcaaaaaaaatcctatgctcatgcaagatctatcttggagatgcatagcaacgagaggggagagtgtgtccacgtaccatcgtagaccgaaagcggaagtgttaacttcccgcggttgatgtagtcgaacgtcttctcgaatcaaccgatcaagtaccgaacgtacggcacctctgagttctgcacacgttcaactcgatgatgtccctcgaactcttgatccagtagaggcaagaaggagtcgatgagttccgtcagcaaaatagtgtgatgacggtgttggtgaagtgatccacgcagggcttcgcctaagcactacgacaatatgaccggaggagtaaacggtggaggggggcaccgcacacagctaaacaattgatgtgctttggggtgccccccttgcccccgtatataaaggaggaggggaggaggccggccacaaggggcgcaccaaggaggggggaagtcatactaggactcctagtcctagtaggattcggtccccctttttttccttctcatggaggggggaaaggggaagggagagggaagaggagaaggaaaggggggcgcccccccctcccctagtcgaattcggactccccatggaaggttggcgcggccaccccttgtgggctgcctcccctctcccctatggcccatgtaggaccAACAATTCcccggggtggggtggggtggggggtgttccggtaacctcccggtactccgaaaaatatccgaatgtttctgaaaccattccggtgtccaaatactatcgaccaatatatcaatctttacctctcgaccatttcgagactcctcgtcatgtccgcgatctcatctgggactccgcacAATCTTCggccaccaaaacacataactcatataatacatatcgtcatcgaacgttaagcgtgcggaccctacgggttcgagaactatgtagacatgaccgagacacctctccggtcaataaccaatagtggaacctggatgctcatattggttctcacatattctacgaagatttttatcggtcgaaacgcaatgtcaacatacgttattccctttgtcattgatatgttacttgcccgagattcgatcgtcggtatcctcatacctagttcaatctcgttaccggcaagtctctttactcgttccttagtgCATCATCCctgaactaactcattagtcaaattgcttgcaaggcttcatatgatgtgcattactgagagggcccagagatactctccgatactcggagtgacaaatcttaagctCGATCTATGCCAAACCAACAAACATCTTCGCAGATACCTGtagggcatctttataatcacccagttacattgtgacatttgatagcacacaaggcattcctccggtatccgggagttgcataatctcatagtcggaggaatatatatttgacacaaaGAAATCAGTAACAATAaagctgaacgatcataatgctaagctaacagatgggtcttgtccatcacatcattctactaatgatgtgatcccatttataaaatgacaactcatgtccatggctaggaaacttaaccatctttgatcaacgagctagtctagtagaggcattctAGGGACacgtagttttgtctatgtattcacacatgtatcaagtttccggttaatacaattctagcatgaataataaacatttatcataaataaggaaatataaaataaaaactttattattgcctctagggcatatttccttcagtctcccacttgcactagagtcaataatctagattacattgtaatgaatctaacacccatggagtccgggtgctgatcatgttttgctcgtggaagagtcttagtcaagggtctgcaacattcagatccgtatgtattttgcaaatctttatgtatccctccttgaccaaatctccgatggagttgaagcgtctcttgatgtgtttggtctttttgtgaaatctggattcctttgcc is drawn from Triticum dicoccoides isolate Atlit2015 ecotype Zavitan chromosome 4A, WEW_v2.0, whole genome shotgun sequence and contains these coding sequences:
- the LOC119289623 gene encoding putative B3 domain-containing protein Os08g0325100, with protein sequence MCTSCESCIRRDEYYYRNLDDEKKYFLVLMIGDFRDEMVIPEELVQRFKREILGEIKLETRNGDSHAVVVAKIQEKRIFTVGWRQFVANYDLQIGDLLMFRYKGNSQFNVIIFDKLGREKASSAVLDPFIPRVQDRGNEAHEIGSSEKMDVQCGRCNNWLEYHYADLDNENKYFLMLMMGDFQYEMIIPEGILERFKSEFPREIKLETQNRRSYKIGVAENKLDTCYNQKLVFSVGWGKFIETFGLQTGDTIVLIYNGNSQFSVIIFDKHGCEKALSVIVDPVPPPVQGRRPCSTDIVKSSHFLPRPMQRQPFIIVNGLLLESPPTEGQWRAQLEMDKSCQGSRAAINTPPFESSGLRGSLSSEHGHGVRDVPVSSNIVKRKAKISSSQKEQLRDGYITAHKTKLTSAQKDVVKQKVQSLESKILIFVAVMYKCNVESPFFLTFPNYYAQKYLGEEARMHLELLGVKWQVRFPNNRGDKKLKHGWKQFAQANNLKMGDICLFELLSNQSTMVVYVIPANDANVD